One genomic window of Gemmatimonadales bacterium includes the following:
- a CDS encoding ABC transporter permease — MSTLLRDLRHAVRMLARRPVFTLVIIGTLALGIGLNTAVFSAVDALILRPLPGVDRPNELLQLYRKWPGSEHGSNAPAHYIDVRDRTKDVFSNVAAWSIEVLNLSADGQPRRIYGMIASANYFATLGVVPRQGRFFVPEEDIGEGAHRVVVLSHKGWIETFGGDPNVVGRSVLLNGIGYTVVGVAPEEFRGTMPIITPTLWLPLTQIAESRPGTNNPFQTRGNNFLSIIARPAPGVTAGAIQGRIDAVVQQLREEHPDAYRESGINIVPQSEAGFHPEVRDAQYGLTSIVMAVVVLLLLIACVNVANLLLAQARERSREMAIRLGLGAKRSVIIRQLLTESVLLSLVSGVIGVVLAWWAIGLANQIRLPVAVDMTPGLEVNITVLLFTLGVSVLTGVIFGLAPALQATRPDLVPALKGESPSGGSRSRLTRGLVITQVALSIILLVSAGLFLRNLEHATQVDKGFDSSNLLIADLDPGLQGYSRARTEQFYQQLIERIRANPAVAGVALINDVQLGIGNSDWGVQIPGYTPQTTERMSIDAAVVSPDYFSVLGTRLVNGREFRATDDSSAARVMIVNQRFVDRFWPGQDAVGRIVRTGGRDYTVVGVVPTGKYRRLGEPPTAFMWVPQSQSWQSGMSVHIRTNGDPLALSSLIRSEVASLDPNLPVSNIRSMEQHLGIALMPARIAGSVLGLFGVLGLFLASIGIYGVMSGAVVQRTREIGIRIAIGAAGTAIVRLLVREGLVLVGIGTGIGLVGALAASRLIRGMLYGGSGIDAATFTAVPLILGAVALLAIWIPSRRASTVDPIEALRRE; from the coding sequence ATGTCGACTCTGCTTCGCGACCTCAGGCACGCCGTCCGAATGCTGGCCCGCCGGCCGGTCTTCACCCTGGTGATCATCGGCACGCTTGCCCTCGGTATCGGACTCAACACCGCAGTCTTCTCGGCCGTCGATGCCCTGATCCTGCGACCGCTCCCGGGGGTCGACCGGCCCAACGAGCTGCTCCAGCTCTACCGGAAGTGGCCCGGATCCGAGCACGGATCGAACGCCCCCGCCCACTATATCGACGTGCGCGACCGGACCAAGGACGTTTTCTCGAACGTTGCCGCCTGGTCCATCGAAGTGCTCAACCTCTCGGCCGACGGTCAGCCGAGACGGATCTACGGGATGATCGCATCCGCCAACTACTTCGCGACGCTCGGGGTGGTACCTCGTCAAGGCCGGTTCTTCGTGCCTGAAGAGGACATCGGCGAAGGCGCACATCGCGTCGTCGTCCTGAGTCACAAAGGCTGGATCGAGACCTTCGGCGGTGATCCGAACGTGGTGGGGCGCTCCGTCCTGCTCAATGGAATCGGCTACACCGTCGTGGGCGTTGCCCCGGAAGAGTTCCGCGGCACCATGCCGATCATCACGCCGACTCTGTGGCTGCCGCTCACACAAATCGCCGAGTCGCGGCCGGGAACCAACAACCCGTTTCAGACGCGGGGCAACAACTTCCTCAGCATAATTGCGCGTCCTGCGCCTGGGGTCACTGCGGGTGCCATCCAAGGCCGAATCGATGCCGTCGTCCAGCAGCTTCGCGAGGAGCATCCGGACGCCTACCGCGAGAGCGGCATCAACATCGTGCCGCAGTCGGAAGCCGGGTTTCATCCTGAAGTACGGGATGCCCAATACGGCCTGACCTCGATCGTCATGGCCGTCGTCGTACTGCTGCTGCTGATTGCCTGCGTCAACGTGGCCAACCTGCTGCTGGCGCAAGCGCGAGAGCGAAGCCGCGAGATGGCGATCCGCCTCGGGCTCGGCGCCAAGCGATCGGTCATCATTCGCCAGTTGCTGACCGAAAGCGTGCTGCTCTCGCTCGTGTCCGGCGTGATCGGCGTCGTACTCGCATGGTGGGCCATCGGACTGGCCAATCAGATTCGACTGCCGGTGGCCGTGGATATGACGCCGGGGCTCGAGGTCAACATCACGGTCCTGCTCTTTACCCTCGGCGTTTCGGTGCTGACCGGCGTGATCTTCGGGTTGGCGCCCGCGCTGCAGGCTACCCGCCCCGATCTCGTGCCTGCGCTCAAGGGCGAATCGCCCTCCGGAGGCAGCCGTTCGCGGTTGACCCGCGGTCTCGTCATCACTCAAGTTGCGCTGTCGATCATCCTGCTGGTGTCGGCCGGTCTCTTTCTGCGCAACCTGGAACACGCTACGCAGGTGGACAAAGGTTTTGACAGCAGCAACCTCCTGATTGCGGACCTGGACCCCGGCCTGCAAGGCTACTCGCGCGCTCGGACCGAACAGTTCTATCAGCAACTGATTGAGCGGATCCGGGCCAACCCGGCCGTTGCCGGCGTGGCGCTGATCAACGACGTGCAACTCGGCATCGGCAACAGCGACTGGGGCGTGCAGATCCCCGGGTACACACCGCAAACCACCGAGCGCATGTCGATCGACGCGGCGGTGGTGTCTCCCGACTACTTCAGTGTGCTGGGCACCCGGCTCGTCAATGGCCGCGAGTTCCGGGCGACGGACGACAGCTCCGCAGCACGGGTCATGATCGTCAATCAACGTTTCGTCGATCGCTTCTGGCCCGGACAGGATGCGGTCGGCCGGATCGTTCGCACCGGCGGTCGCGACTACACCGTCGTCGGCGTCGTCCCGACCGGCAAGTATCGTCGCCTGGGCGAGCCGCCGACCGCCTTCATGTGGGTGCCTCAATCGCAGTCGTGGCAATCGGGTATGTCGGTGCATATCCGGACCAACGGCGATCCGTTGGCGCTGTCGTCCCTGATTCGCAGCGAAGTCGCATCGCTGGACCCCAACCTGCCGGTCAGCAACATCCGATCGATGGAGCAGCATCTCGGTATTGCACTCATGCCAGCGCGGATCGCCGGGAGCGTGCTGGGACTGTTCGGCGTCCTGGGCCTGTTCCTCGCGTCGATCGGGATCTATGGCGTGATGTCGGGCGCGGTGGTGCAGCGCACCCGGGAAATCGGAATCCGAATTGCCATCGGCGCTGCAGGTACCGCTATCGTTCGGCTGCTGGTGCGGGAAGGCCTTGTCCTGGTGGGCATCGGCACCGGCATCGGCCTGGTCGGAGCTCTGGCGGCGTCCCGGTTGATTCGCGGCATGCTGTACGGAGGTAGCGGCATCGACGCCGCAACTTTCACTGCAGTTCCCCTGATCCTGGGGGCGGTGGCGCTGCTGGCGATCTGGATCCCGTCGCGCCGAGCCTCGACCGTCGATCCGATCGAGGCGCTGCGCAGAGAGTGA
- a CDS encoding formamidopyrimidine-DNA glycosylase, whose protein sequence is MPELPDIATYVEALEERIRGHVLRDVRLRTPFLLRSVDPPLSAVHGKRVDGIRRLGKRIVLAMEDEIFLVIHLMIAGRLHWKPVGAAIGSKISLAAFDFDNGTLTLTEAGSKRRASLHAVRGADNLREFDRGGLDLFAATVESFRDRIMAGNHTLKRALTDPRAFDGIGNAFSDEILHAARLSPLKLTRRLTDDEIGRLFDAGRTVLGDWVARFRRDRAGGFPEKVTAFRPEMAVHGKFGQPCPDCGTPVQRIRYADNETNYCARCQTEGRLLADRAMSRLLKQDWPRSIDESD, encoded by the coding sequence GTGCCGGAACTGCCAGATATCGCGACCTATGTCGAGGCGCTCGAGGAACGGATCCGCGGTCACGTGCTTCGTGACGTCAGACTGCGGACCCCGTTCCTGCTCCGCTCCGTCGACCCGCCGCTCAGCGCTGTGCACGGCAAGCGGGTCGACGGCATCCGTCGGCTCGGCAAGCGCATCGTCCTGGCCATGGAGGACGAGATCTTCCTCGTCATTCATCTGATGATTGCCGGGCGGCTCCACTGGAAACCGGTCGGTGCCGCCATTGGCAGCAAGATTTCGCTGGCCGCCTTCGATTTCGATAACGGCACCCTAACGCTCACCGAAGCGGGCAGCAAGCGGCGCGCCTCGCTCCACGCCGTCCGCGGGGCCGACAATCTTCGTGAGTTCGACCGGGGCGGGCTCGACCTCTTTGCGGCGACCGTCGAGAGCTTTCGGGATCGCATCATGGCCGGGAACCACACGCTGAAGCGGGCCCTGACCGACCCGAGAGCGTTCGACGGCATCGGCAACGCGTTTTCGGACGAGATCCTGCACGCCGCGCGGTTGTCCCCCCTCAAGCTGACCCGCCGGCTCACCGACGATGAAATCGGCCGGCTCTTCGACGCCGGTCGAACGGTGCTGGGCGACTGGGTTGCCCGCTTCAGACGCGACCGGGCCGGCGGATTTCCCGAGAAGGTCACCGCCTTCCGACCCGAGATGGCGGTGCATGGCAAGTTCGGACAACCGTGCCCCGATTGTGGCACCCCGGTCCAGCGGATCCGGTATGCCGACAACGAGACCAACTACTGCGCTCGCTGCCAAACGGAGGGTCGCCTCCTGGCCGATCGGGCCATGTCGCGCCTGCTCAAGCAGGACTGGCCCCGGTCGATCGACGAGTCGGACTGA
- the lysC gene encoding lysine-sensitive aspartokinase 3: MIIAKFGGTSVADAAAIKRLVSIIASRREDRPVVVVSALARMTDALLDLEHAGATIDNRLTTILERHQTVAAELALPPAVIGRIEEDVSALRQWLLVRAGSHWRPFESDHVVSHGELWSSRLVTAALEAAGVPSRWVDARHVVVTDARFTKAAPQLDEIRRRARQIIPPLTEAGTVPVTQGFIGATADGQTTTLGRGGSDYTASLLGAALDAQRVEIWTDVDGILSADPRIVPDAHLLAEASYHEAAELAAFGAKVLHPATQSPLVDAGIPCWVLNSFAPDRPGTRIVAGARPTFVGNSPVRSIAWKRGITIINVRAPRRLGAVEFLQQLFGVFANHGVAVDVLASSEVNVSVTIDGSTERTGLLRDLQALGTVTVLDGRAIVAVIGVDLRGSRGLSARLFHAVRDVNIEVISQGASEINVTFVVREEDGPAAVKALHQEFFSAA; this comes from the coding sequence ATGATCATCGCCAAGTTCGGCGGCACCTCGGTCGCCGATGCCGCTGCCATCAAGAGATTGGTGAGCATCATTGCCTCCCGTCGCGAGGACCGGCCGGTCGTCGTGGTATCGGCGCTGGCGCGGATGACCGACGCGCTGCTCGATCTCGAACACGCCGGCGCCACGATCGACAATCGGCTCACCACCATTCTGGAACGCCATCAGACGGTCGCTGCCGAGCTGGCTCTCCCCCCTGCGGTGATCGGCCGCATCGAGGAGGATGTCAGCGCCCTGCGGCAATGGCTCCTCGTTCGTGCCGGCAGCCACTGGCGCCCGTTCGAGTCGGACCACGTGGTGAGCCACGGCGAACTCTGGAGCTCGCGCCTCGTGACCGCTGCGCTCGAGGCCGCAGGGGTGCCCAGTCGCTGGGTCGACGCGCGCCATGTGGTCGTAACCGATGCCCGGTTCACGAAGGCCGCACCACAGCTCGACGAGATCCGGCGTCGCGCCCGGCAAATCATCCCGCCGTTGACCGAAGCGGGCACGGTGCCGGTAACGCAAGGATTCATCGGCGCCACGGCGGATGGTCAGACCACCACCCTGGGCCGAGGCGGGTCCGATTACACCGCATCACTGCTGGGCGCTGCGCTCGATGCGCAGCGCGTCGAGATCTGGACCGATGTCGACGGCATTCTCTCCGCCGATCCGCGGATCGTGCCGGATGCGCACCTGCTGGCAGAAGCGAGCTACCATGAGGCGGCCGAGCTCGCGGCGTTCGGCGCCAAGGTGCTGCACCCCGCAACCCAGTCGCCGCTGGTGGATGCGGGGATTCCCTGCTGGGTCCTCAACTCGTTTGCGCCTGATCGGCCGGGCACACGCATCGTAGCGGGCGCGCGGCCGACCTTCGTTGGCAACTCGCCGGTGCGCTCGATTGCCTGGAAGCGCGGCATCACCATCATCAACGTCCGGGCGCCCCGGCGGCTTGGCGCGGTCGAGTTCCTCCAGCAGCTGTTCGGTGTCTTTGCCAACCATGGCGTGGCGGTCGATGTGCTCGCGTCGAGTGAAGTCAATGTCTCCGTCACCATCGACGGCAGCACCGAGCGGACCGGCCTACTGCGAGACCTCCAGGCCCTGGGCACCGTGACGGTCCTCGATGGTCGAGCCATCGTGGCGGTCATCGGCGTCGATTTGCGAGGCAGCCGAGGACTATCGGCGCGCTTGTTTCATGCGGTGCGCGACGTCAACATTGAGGTGATCTCGCAGGGAGCCTCGGAGATCAACGTCACCTTCGTGGTCCGCGAAGAGGACGGGCCGGCCGCGGTCAAGGCACTCCATCAGGAGTTCTTCTCCGCCGCCTGA
- the asd gene encoding aspartate-semialdehyde dehydrogenase, which translates to MASRIPVAILGATGTVGQKLIRLLDNHPWFEVAVLTASDASAGRPYAEVVRWRESTELPERIGKLVIQSSTVAVDVPLAFSALDTQAAVTIEPIWAKAGVVIVTNASPTRMDPDVPLVVAEINPDHLGLLPHQRTARGWPGAIVANPNCTTTGLVLALAPLHAQFGIDRLVVSTMQAISGAGWPGVASLDISGNVVPYIGGEEEKVERETRKILGRLDGTAISEAAVLVSAHTNRVPVIDGHTETVSIGFKQRVTPEAVREALASWRPDPRILALPSTPEFPVVVDDRPDRPQPRLDIERGRGMTATVGRIRPCPVFDIRFVVLSHNTVRGAAGATIQNAELLVSEGIVAR; encoded by the coding sequence GTGGCGTCCCGCATACCCGTTGCGATTCTTGGTGCGACCGGCACCGTTGGCCAGAAGCTGATTCGCCTGTTGGACAACCATCCCTGGTTCGAAGTCGCGGTGCTCACGGCCTCCGATGCGAGCGCCGGTCGTCCCTACGCCGAGGTGGTTCGCTGGCGTGAATCGACCGAGCTGCCGGAGCGGATCGGCAAGCTGGTCATCCAGTCGAGCACGGTCGCCGTCGACGTCCCACTCGCCTTCTCGGCGCTCGATACCCAGGCCGCAGTCACGATCGAGCCGATCTGGGCCAAGGCCGGCGTCGTGATCGTCACCAATGCCAGCCCGACTCGGATGGATCCCGATGTGCCGCTCGTGGTTGCGGAGATCAACCCGGACCATCTCGGCCTGCTGCCACATCAGCGCACGGCGCGCGGCTGGCCGGGTGCGATCGTTGCGAATCCGAACTGCACCACCACCGGACTCGTTCTCGCGCTGGCGCCCCTGCACGCACAGTTCGGAATCGACCGCCTCGTCGTGTCGACCATGCAGGCCATCTCCGGCGCCGGGTGGCCGGGTGTTGCTTCGCTCGACATCAGCGGTAACGTGGTTCCCTACATCGGCGGCGAGGAGGAAAAAGTCGAGCGGGAAACCCGAAAGATCCTGGGACGGCTCGACGGCACCGCAATCAGCGAGGCGGCGGTGCTCGTCAGCGCGCACACCAACCGCGTTCCGGTCATCGATGGGCACACCGAAACGGTGTCGATCGGCTTCAAGCAGCGGGTGACGCCGGAGGCGGTTCGCGAGGCGCTGGCGTCCTGGCGCCCCGACCCCCGCATTCTGGCCCTTCCTTCGACGCCGGAGTTCCCGGTCGTAGTCGACGACCGCCCTGATCGCCCGCAGCCGCGGCTCGACATCGAGCGGGGTCGCGGCATGACGGCAACGGTCGGCCGGATTCGCCCCTGCCCCGTGTTCGACATCCGCTTTGTCGTGCTGAGCCACAACACCGTCCGCGGCGCGGCAGGCGCCACGATTCAGAACGCCGAGCTCCTGGTCAGCGAAGGGATCGTGGCGCGATGA
- the thrC gene encoding threonine synthase: MTVVSLEAATQPVPLVCGHCGVSHEPIAQAVCPECLGPLEPYYDPSRRLPSRGEIADRAPSLWRYREWLPFLGEPTYSLDTGFTPLVEAPRLAALLGVARAWVKNDTVAHPTLSFKDRVVASAINAAAGLGLTTIGCASTGNLAIAVAAHAARAGIPAWVLVPETLEPAKILASAVAGARVLKIKGNYDDVNRLCAQLADRYAWGIVNVNLRPYYGEGSKTVAFEIAEQLGWRLPTAVVAPLAGGSLLSKLYKGFGEFRAAGLVDDPAPRLYGAQASGCSPIVNAVESGATTITPVIPNTIAKSLAIGAPADGARAAQCIRDSGGWAAAVSDEDLIKAIRILAETTGVFTETAGGVTAAAAQALAAKGHFKADDEVVICVTAHGLKTPDAVSPDVFDIPVVSSKLGEVAKVVDAYQH; the protein is encoded by the coding sequence TTGACCGTCGTTTCGCTGGAAGCTGCCACTCAGCCGGTTCCCCTCGTTTGCGGCCATTGCGGTGTCTCGCATGAGCCGATTGCCCAGGCAGTCTGTCCGGAATGTCTCGGACCCCTCGAGCCCTACTACGATCCGAGTCGGCGTTTGCCGAGCCGCGGGGAGATCGCGGATCGGGCGCCTTCGCTCTGGCGTTACCGCGAATGGCTCCCGTTTCTGGGCGAGCCGACCTACTCCCTCGATACCGGCTTCACGCCGCTGGTCGAAGCGCCCCGGCTCGCCGCGCTGCTCGGCGTGGCCCGGGCCTGGGTCAAGAACGACACGGTGGCGCATCCGACCCTGTCGTTCAAAGATCGGGTCGTTGCCAGCGCCATCAATGCCGCCGCCGGACTCGGCCTCACCACCATCGGTTGCGCTTCGACCGGCAACCTGGCCATCGCGGTGGCTGCGCATGCGGCCCGCGCCGGGATCCCGGCCTGGGTGCTGGTGCCCGAGACGCTCGAGCCCGCCAAGATCCTCGCCTCGGCAGTGGCCGGCGCTCGGGTCCTCAAGATCAAGGGCAACTACGATGACGTGAACCGGCTCTGTGCTCAGCTGGCTGATCGCTATGCCTGGGGCATCGTCAACGTCAATCTGCGCCCCTACTACGGTGAGGGTTCCAAGACGGTTGCCTTCGAGATTGCGGAGCAGCTCGGCTGGCGGCTGCCGACGGCGGTCGTGGCGCCGCTGGCAGGCGGCTCGCTGCTGTCGAAGCTTTACAAAGGCTTCGGCGAGTTCCGCGCGGCTGGCCTGGTCGACGATCCGGCGCCGCGACTGTATGGCGCCCAGGCGTCAGGCTGCTCGCCCATCGTCAATGCGGTCGAGAGCGGCGCCACGACGATCACCCCGGTGATTCCGAATACGATCGCCAAGTCACTCGCGATTGGCGCGCCGGCGGACGGCGCCCGGGCGGCCCAGTGCATCCGCGACAGCGGCGGCTGGGCTGCGGCCGTGTCCGATGAGGACCTGATCAAGGCGATCCGGATCCTGGCCGAGACCACCGGTGTCTTTACGGAAACGGCAGGCGGCGTCACCGCCGCCGCGGCGCAGGCGCTTGCTGCAAAAGGGCACTTCAAGGCGGATGACGAGGTCGTCATCTGCGTCACGGCGCACGGGCTCAAGACGCCCGATGCCGTGTCACCCGACGTCTTCGACATTCCCGTGGTCTCGAGCAAGCTGGGCGAGGTCGCGAAGGTCGTGGACGCGTACCAACACTAG
- a CDS encoding MoaD/ThiS family protein, translating into MAVTITLPTVLARHAGGLKAHTVAGATLGEALGHVTRDYPELGRRLEQATDPANAFVTIYVNDEDARFLSGLDTPVKDGDDISVVSAIAGG; encoded by the coding sequence ATGGCTGTTACCATCACGCTTCCCACCGTTCTCGCGCGTCACGCCGGCGGTCTCAAAGCTCACACGGTTGCCGGCGCCACCCTGGGCGAGGCGCTCGGTCACGTGACCCGTGATTATCCTGAACTCGGTCGTCGGCTCGAGCAGGCGACCGATCCGGCCAACGCGTTCGTGACGATCTATGTCAACGACGAAGATGCTCGCTTCCTGAGCGGACTCGACACCCCGGTCAAAGATGGCGACGACATCAGTGTCGTGTCGGCCATCGCGGGGGGCTAA
- the moeB gene encoding molybdopterin-synthase adenylyltransferase MoeB encodes MASVAPRAAGTLSQDELVRYSRHIILPEVGLAGQEQLKKARILVVGAGGLGSPVALYLAAAGVGHLGIVDFDTVDASNLQRQILHSTSTVGQSKLDSAEARLLNLNPYTKLERYDTRLSADNALEIIEGYDVVVDGTDNFGTRYLVNDACVLTGVPNAYGSIFRFEGQASVFATKDGPCYRCLFRVPPPAGAVPNCAEGGVLGVLPGLVGTIQATEAIKLVLGIGRPLIGELLLVDALDMQFRRLKVRKDPNCPACGTREIKELVDLDVACEAPPAKSGVRDISAADLDARRKRGDSFFLLDVREPHEWAIARIEGAELIPLGEVGRSLEQIPRDREVVVYCKGGVRSLQAAEQLVDAGYTQVTNLSGGILAWRSDVDPSLSRY; translated from the coding sequence ATGGCATCGGTCGCTCCGCGAGCGGCTGGCACGCTGAGCCAGGACGAACTGGTTCGCTACAGCCGCCATATCATCCTGCCGGAAGTCGGGCTTGCCGGGCAGGAACAGCTCAAGAAGGCGCGCATCCTCGTCGTTGGCGCCGGTGGGCTCGGGTCGCCGGTGGCGCTCTACCTCGCCGCGGCCGGGGTCGGTCATCTCGGTATCGTGGATTTCGATACGGTCGATGCCTCGAACCTGCAGCGCCAGATTCTGCACAGCACGAGCACGGTCGGTCAGTCGAAGCTCGACTCCGCCGAGGCGCGCCTGCTCAACCTGAATCCGTACACCAAGCTCGAACGCTACGACACCCGACTCTCGGCCGACAACGCCCTCGAGATCATCGAAGGGTATGACGTGGTGGTCGACGGAACCGACAATTTCGGTACCCGGTACCTGGTCAACGATGCCTGCGTGCTGACGGGTGTGCCAAACGCCTACGGCAGCATCTTCCGGTTCGAGGGTCAGGCCTCGGTCTTTGCGACGAAGGATGGCCCGTGCTATCGATGTCTCTTCCGGGTGCCGCCGCCGGCGGGTGCGGTCCCGAACTGCGCCGAAGGTGGCGTGCTCGGTGTGCTGCCAGGTCTGGTCGGCACGATTCAGGCGACCGAAGCGATCAAGCTCGTGCTCGGCATCGGCCGGCCGCTGATCGGTGAGCTGCTGCTGGTCGACGCCCTCGACATGCAGTTCCGCCGGCTCAAGGTGCGGAAGGACCCGAACTGCCCGGCCTGCGGTACGCGTGAGATCAAGGAGCTGGTCGATCTCGACGTGGCCTGCGAAGCCCCGCCTGCCAAGTCCGGCGTGCGCGACATCTCGGCGGCTGACCTCGACGCCAGGCGGAAGCGGGGCGATAGCTTCTTCCTGCTCGATGTGCGTGAGCCGCATGAGTGGGCCATCGCTCGGATCGAGGGGGCCGAGCTGATTCCCCTTGGTGAGGTGGGTCGGTCGCTGGAGCAGATTCCGCGCGATCGTGAGGTCGTCGTCTATTGTAAGGGCGGAGTGCGGAGCTTGCAGGCTGCCGAGCAGTTGGTGGACGCGGGATACACGCAAGTGACCAACCTGTCGGGCGGGATCCTCGCTTGGCGGAGCGACGTGGATCCCTCCCTGAGCCGGTACTGA
- a CDS encoding M20/M25/M40 family metallo-hydrolase → MRNVRQPQSRSVATAVAILAALWLVSLWTLVAAPLAAQRGLSPEERRIRQAVDAHFDGAVTLLEETINIPSGTLNLAGVREVGRVFRRELDAIGFTTRWEELPPEVNRAGHLIAEWQGPRFRPGGKRLLLIGHLDTVFENESERFVRTDSVASGAGAVDMKGGNVAAILALKALKQSGALDATSIILIFTGDEESAGRPLEVSRKSLMDAARRSDLALAFEGGDAHNATIARRGASMWVLTTTGNQGHSSAIFRETLGFGAIYESARILNAFREQLWNQPYLTFSPGVILGGTEVEYDTAAVSGTSSGKVNIVPRRVVAHGDLRTLTRGQEDSVRAVMRAIVANNLPGTTATIEFVDGYPGMPPTPGGREALRIFDQASQDLGYPAVAALPPERRGAGDIGFVADIIPGLDGLGVDGFGAHAPSEGIYLPSLRMAALRAAVLINRLSRPAQPATD, encoded by the coding sequence ATGAGGAATGTCCGTCAACCGCAATCTCGTTCGGTCGCGACTGCGGTCGCCATCCTGGCAGCCCTGTGGCTGGTTTCCCTCTGGACGCTGGTCGCCGCACCCCTCGCAGCCCAGAGGGGACTCTCACCGGAAGAGCGGCGGATTCGCCAGGCCGTCGACGCGCACTTCGACGGCGCGGTGACCCTGCTCGAGGAAACGATCAACATCCCGAGCGGCACACTCAACTTGGCCGGCGTCCGCGAGGTCGGACGCGTCTTCCGTCGCGAACTCGATGCGATTGGCTTTACGACCCGTTGGGAAGAACTGCCTCCAGAGGTCAACCGTGCCGGGCATCTCATCGCCGAGTGGCAGGGGCCGCGCTTTCGACCCGGCGGCAAGCGACTGCTCCTGATCGGGCACCTCGACACCGTGTTCGAGAATGAATCCGAACGCTTTGTGCGCACCGACAGCGTTGCCAGCGGCGCAGGGGCGGTGGACATGAAAGGCGGCAACGTCGCCGCAATCTTGGCGCTCAAGGCCCTCAAGCAATCAGGGGCCCTCGATGCCACCTCGATCATTCTCATCTTCACGGGCGACGAGGAATCGGCCGGACGGCCGCTCGAGGTATCCCGCAAGTCTCTGATGGACGCCGCCCGCCGAAGCGACCTTGCCCTGGCCTTCGAGGGCGGCGATGCGCACAATGCAACCATCGCCCGTCGAGGCGCTTCGATGTGGGTGCTGACGACCACCGGCAATCAGGGCCACTCGTCGGCCATCTTCCGCGAAACGCTGGGCTTCGGCGCCATCTACGAAAGCGCCCGAATCCTGAACGCGTTCCGGGAACAGCTCTGGAACCAGCCGTATCTCACCTTCAGCCCCGGCGTGATCCTCGGCGGAACCGAGGTCGAGTACGATACGGCCGCCGTGAGCGGCACCAGCTCAGGCAAGGTGAACATCGTGCCGAGACGGGTGGTGGCGCACGGCGACCTGCGCACCCTGACCCGCGGCCAGGAGGATTCCGTTCGTGCGGTCATGCGTGCAATCGTCGCGAACAACCTGCCAGGCACCACGGCAACGATCGAATTCGTCGACGGCTATCCGGGCATGCCTCCGACTCCCGGAGGGCGCGAGGCCTTGCGGATCTTTGATCAGGCAAGTCAGGACCTGGGGTATCCGGCGGTCGCGGCTCTTCCGCCAGAACGCCGCGGCGCGGGCGATATCGGCTTCGTCGCCGACATCATTCCCGGGCTGGACGGACTGGGTGTCGATGGATTCGGCGCCCATGCGCCATCGGAAGGGATCTACCTGCCCTCTCTTCGGATGGCGGCGCTGCGCGCGGCGGTCCTGATCAACCGCCTGTCGCGCCCCGCGCAGCCCGCCACCGACTGA
- a CDS encoding alpha/beta hydrolase, producing the protein MIDHGGAGQVLHWAPANGFPLETYRPILEGLTAQYHCVTLPPRALWPSAGDPPADNGDWSELAVDLVAGIEERGWSDVVAVGHSFGAVASLVAATMQRSLFRALVLLDPVILPSSGMQQYARAKGADWQPDGHPLARQAIKRRSRFSSREEAFEAWRGRRLFADWSDSALAWYTDGGLRPDGSGGFDLAWSPAWEAYYYRSYKVDTWQNVARLDPALPILLVSGAESDAFGPEARAEFEAAVPWAESIVLEGSGHLFPQARPEATLAVLRDWLSRTVR; encoded by the coding sequence ATGATCGACCATGGCGGCGCCGGGCAGGTGTTGCATTGGGCTCCGGCCAACGGATTTCCGCTGGAGACCTATCGACCGATTCTCGAAGGGCTGACGGCGCAGTACCATTGCGTGACGCTCCCGCCACGCGCGCTCTGGCCATCCGCCGGCGATCCGCCCGCAGACAACGGGGACTGGAGCGAGCTGGCGGTGGATCTCGTGGCCGGGATCGAGGAGCGCGGCTGGAGCGATGTCGTTGCCGTGGGTCATTCCTTTGGCGCGGTGGCCTCGCTGGTTGCTGCAACGATGCAGCGGTCGCTGTTCCGAGCCCTCGTACTGCTCGATCCGGTGATTCTCCCGAGCAGCGGAATGCAGCAGTATGCGCGTGCCAAGGGGGCCGACTGGCAGCCGGACGGCCATCCGCTCGCTCGGCAGGCAATCAAGCGCCGCAGCCGTTTTTCGTCCCGCGAGGAGGCGTTCGAGGCGTGGCGTGGCCGACGGCTTTTTGCCGACTGGTCCGACTCGGCGCTGGCGTGGTACACCGACGGCGGGCTGCGCCCCGATGGGTCGGGGGGCTTTGATCTCGCTTGGTCGCCGGCCTGGGAAGCCTACTACTACCGCTCGTACAAGGTGGACACCTGGCAGAATGTTGCGCGGCTCGATCCGGCCTTGCCGATCCTGCTGGTCTCCGGAGCGGAGTCAGACGCATTCGGGCCGGAGGCTCGTGCCGAGTTCGAGGCGGCGGTGCCGTGGGCGGAGTCGATCGTTCTGGAGGGATCAGGCCACCTGTTTCCGCAGGCGCGACCGGAGGCTACGCTTGCTGTGCTGAGGGATTGGTTGTCGCGAACCGTGAGGTGA